Within the Pseudomonas putida genome, the region CAGGCGACTGACCAGTTGCTCGAGGGGTTGGCGCAAGGTATCAAGATTGGGGTGGTGGCTGGCGCGCTCCGCGGTGCTGGCGATCAACCGAATCAGCTGCTTGAGGCCGGCGCCATTGTTTTGCGCCAGCTTGCGACCGAGCAGGTCTAGCGACTGGATGCCCTCGGTGCCTTCGTGGATCGGGTTCAGGCGGTTGTCCCGGTAGTACTGTTCCACCGGGTATTCGCGGGTGTAGCCGTGGCCACCGAGGATCTGAATCGCCAGTTCGTTGGCCTTGAGGCAGAAGGTCGATGGCCAGGACTTGACGATCGGGGTCAGCAGGTCGAGCAGTTGCTGGGCTTGAGCGCGGCCGTTTTCGTCGCTGGCGGTGTGGGTGTCGTCGAACAGCCGCGCGGCGTACAGGCCCAGGTCGAAGGCACCTTCCACGTAGGCCTTCTGCGCCAGCAGCATGCGCTTGACGTCGGTGTGGCTGATGATTGGAACCGCAGCGCTTCGAGGATCCTTGTTATCCGGCAACCGACCCTGGGGCCGTTGGCGCGCGTATTCCAACGAGTACAGGTAGCCGGCGTAACCGAGCATGACCGCGCCCATGCCGACACCGATACGTGCCTCGTTCATCATCTGGAACATGCAGGCCAGGCCCTGGTGCGGCTGGCCCACCAGATAGCCGACACACTGCCCGTTATCGCCGAAGTTCAGCGCGGTGGACGTGGTGCCGCGCCAGCCCATCTTGTGGAACAACCCGGCCAGCAGCACGTCGTTGCGTTCGCCACGGCTGCCGTCCTGATTGACCAGGAATTTCGGGACGATGAACAGCGAAATGCCTTTCACCCCGGCTGGTGCATCCGGCAGCTTGGCCAGGACCATGTGCACGATGTTTTCCGACAGTTCGTGGTCGCCGCCGGAAATGAAGATCTTGTTGCCTTTGATCCGGTAGCTGCCATCGCCGGCAGGTTCGGCACGGGTGCGGATATCGGCCAGCGACGAGCCGGCGTGGGGTTCGGTCAGCGCCATGGTGCCGAAGTAGCGCCCCTCGATCATCGGCTGCAGGAACAGACGTTTCTGCTCATCGCTGCCGAAGCTTTCGATCAGGTTGGCCGCGCCCATGGTCAGGAACGGGTAGGCCGTGGTGCCGGCGTTGGCGGCCTGGAAGTGGGCAAAGCAGGCTTGCGAGACCAGGCTGGGCAACTGCATGCCGCCGACTTCGAAGTCGCGGTTGGCATTGAGGAAGCCTGCTTCGAGGAAGGCATCGACCGCCGGTTTCACCTCGGGGATCAGTTCGGCGCGGCCATCCACATAGCGCGGCTCGTTTTCATCGGCCTTGCGGTTGTGCGGGGCGAAGTACTTTTCGGCGATGGTGCGCGCGGTGGTCAGCGCGGCGTCGAACGTTTCGCGGCTGTGCTCGGCGAAGCGCGGGCGCTGGGTCAGGGCTTCAGCGTCGAGCACCTCAAAGAGTTCAAAGGCGAGGTTGCGGGGGCTGAGCAGGGTCTCGGGCATGGTGGCGATCCTGAGGCGGGATGCTGCGAGTGTAGGGAATCGGCTGGTGAGGGGGGAGATTGATAAGTTTGGGTGATATGGGTTCAAAACGAGGAATGGGGCGCATGTTTGGCGTGCGTATGGAGCATTTCAACGTTATACGCCGAGAGAAATTTACCACCACATTCCTCTGTTTCGAGACAGGCAAAAAAAGGAGAGCCGAAGCTCTCCTTTTCGTTACCTCAGCCTGTTCAACCAATGGTCATCAAGCTGGCATTACCCCCCGCTGCAGCGGTATTCACACTCACCGCCCGCTCGATCACCAGCCGCTCCAGGGCAATCTGATGGTCGCCGCTGGACAAGCCGTGCACGCCGACGATCGCACCGGCGCGCTTGGCCACTTGCTGGCACACGCCACGCAGTTGGTCGGAGTCGCCGTGATGGATCACCGCGTCGAACGCCACCTCATCCTTGTTCCAGTCCGCCACCAGCTTGACCTTGGCCTGCAGCTCTTTTGGCAGGCGACCGCGCAGGGCTTTGCCTGGCTCGCCATCCACCCAGACTGCCGAGCTACCCACCGCCAGGACTGCAGCGAACTGTGCCAGCAGGTCGGCTTCGTTGTCTGCCAGGCACAGCACGTGCTCTCGCGGCAGGATGGTGTAGGTGTTGCGCTCGCCGGTCGGGCCTGGCAGCAGGCGGGCGATGCCGCTCTGCGACTGGCTGGCGAACTGGTCGCACAGCGTGGCCAGCTCCGCTTGCTGGTTATTCTGGGCCCAGGCTTTGAGGCTGTGCAGCGGCTTGATCAGCTGTTCGTGCAGGGTGCGGTCCGGTTTGCCTTCGCCGTCCTGTTGCTGGAAGTGCCGGCCGATGGCGTCGGTCGGGCGGGTCGACAGCAGGCGGTACAGGTACAGAGGGCCACCCGCTTTCGGGCCGGTACCGGACAGGCCTTCACCACCGAACGGCTGCACGCCCACCACCGCACCCACGATGTTGCGGTTGACGTACATGTTGCCGGCGTTGGCGTTCTCCACCACCTTGGCGATGGTCTCGTCGATGCGGGTATGCACGCCGAGGGTCAGGCCGTAGCCGGAGTTGTTGATCTGCTCGATCAACTGGTCGAGGTTGCGGCGGTTGTAACGCACCACGTGCAGTACTGGGCCGAAGATCTCGCGCTTGAGCTCATCGAAGCTCTCCAGCTCGATCAGGGTCGGCATCACGAAGGTGCCACGCTTGGTTTCAGCAGCCTCTGCGATCGCCACCTGATAAACCGGGCGGCCTTTTTCACGCATGCCCTGGATGTGCTTCTCGATACCGGCCTTGGCTTCGGCATCGATCACCGGGCCAATGTCTACCGCCAGGCGGTCCGGGTTGCCCAGGCGGCTTTCGGCCATGGCACCTTTGAGCATCTCGATCACGCGGTCAGCCGAGTCTTCCTGCAGGCACAGCACGCGCAGGGCCGAGCAGCGCTGGCCGGCACTGTCGAAGGCCGAGGAAACCACGTCGATCACCACTTGCTCGGTCAATGCCGAGGAGTCGACGATCATCGCGTTCTGGCCACCGGTTTCGGCGATCAGCGGGATCGGGCGGCCCTGGTTGTCCAGGCGGCCGGCCACGTTGCGCTGCAGCAGGCGCGCCACTTCGGTGGACCCGGTGAACATCACGCCCTTGACGCGTTCGTCGCCGACCAGGCCGGCACCCACGGTTTCGCCGCGCCCTGGCAGCAGTTGCAGCACGCCTTCCGGAATGCCGGCTTCGAGCAGCAGGCGCACCGCCTGGGCCGCGATCAGTGGCGTCTGCTCCGCTGGTTTTGCCAGCACTGGGTTACCGGCAGCCAAGGCTGCGGCGACCTGGCCGGTGAAGATGGCCAGCGGGAAGTTCCATGGGCTGATGCACACCACCGGGCCCAGCGGGCGGTGGGCGTCGTTGCTGAAATCGTTGCGCGCCTGCACGGCGTAGTAGCGCAGGAAGTCGACGGCCTCGCGCACTTCGGCGATGGCGTTGGCGAAGGTCTTGCCGGCCTCGCGGATGAGCAGGCCCATCAGCGGCTGGATCTCGGCTTCCATCAGGTCAGCGGTGCGCTCCAGAATCGCTGCACGCTCGGCGGGCGGCGTGGCCTGCCAGATCGGTGCCGCATTGAGCGCGCACTGGATGGCGTTGTCGACGTCGGCAACGGTGGCTTCCTGCACGTGGCCGACCACATCGCGATGGTCCGCCGGGTTCAGTACCGCGGTGGCAGCGCCTTCGCTGGCGGCGCAGGCGAGCAATGGGGTGGCTTTCCAGTCATTGTGCGCCGTGGCCAGCATGGCGCAGGACAGCGATGCCAGGCGGTGTTCGTTGGCCATGTCGATACCGGCCGAGTTGGCCCGCTCACTGCCATAAAGGTCACGTGGCAACGGGATGCGCGGGTGCGGCAGGCCGATGCTGCCTTCCTGGGTGGCCATGCGCTCGATGCTGGCGACCGGGTCGGCGACCAGTTCCTGGATGGAGATCGAGTGGTCGGCAATGCGGTTGACAAACGAGGTGTTCGCGCCGTTTTCCAGCAGGCGGCGCACCAGGTAGGCGAGCAGGGTTTCGTGGGTGCCGACCGGCGCGTAAACGCGGCACGGACGGTTCAGCTTGCCTTCCGAGACTTTACCGACAACCTGCTCGTACAGCGGTTCGCCCATGCCGTGCAGGCATTGGAACTCGTACTGCCCCGGGTAATAGTTCTGGCCGGCGATGTGGTAGATGGCCGACAAGGTATGGGCGTTGTGGGTGGCGAACTGCGGGTAGATGGCTTCCGGTACTGACAGCAGCTTGCGGGCGCAAGCGACGTAGGAAACGTCGGTGTACACCTTGCGGGTGTAGACCGGATAGCCTTCCAGGCCCTCGACCTGGGCGCGCTTGATTTCGCTGTCCCAGTAGGCGCCCTTCACCAGGCGGATCATCAGACGGTGGCGGCTGCGTTTGGCCAGATCGATGACATAGTCGATCACATACGGGCAGCGCTTCTGATAGGCCTGGATGACGAAGCCGATGCCGTTCCAGCCGGCCAGCGATGGCTCGAAGCACAGGCGCTCGAGCAGGTCGAGCGACAGCTCCAGGCGGTCGGCCTCTTCAGCGTCGATGTTCAGGCCGATGTCATACTGCTTGGCCAGCAGGGTCAGCGACAGCAGGCGCGGGTACAACTCTTCCATCACCCGCTCGTATTGAGCGCGGCTGTAGCGTGGGTGCAGTGCCGAGAGCTTGATCGAGATGCCAGGGCCTTCATAGATGCCACGGCCGTGGGAGGCCTTGCCGATCGAGTGGATCGCCTGCTCGTAGGACGCCAGGTATTTCTGCGCGTCGTGCTCGGTCAGCGCGGCTTCGCCGAGCATGTCGTAGGAGTAGCGGAAGCCTTTGGATTCGAAGCGGCTGGCGTTGGCCAGCGCCTCGGCGATGGTCTCGCCGGTGACGAACTGTTCGCCCATCAGGCGCATGGCCATGTCGACGCCCTTGCGGATCATCGGTTCGCCGCTCTTGCCGATGATGCGGGTGAGCGAGGTAGTGAGGCCGGCTTCGTTGTGGGTGGAGACCAGCTTGCCGGTGAGCAGCAAGCCCCAGGTGGCCGCGTTGACGAACAGCGACGGGCTGTTGCCCAGGTGCGGATGCCAGTTGCCACTGCTGATCTTGTCGCGGATCAGCGCGTCACGGGTGCCTTTGTCGGGGATGCGCAGCAGGGCTTCGGCCAGGCACATCAGCGCCACGCCTTCCTGGGACGACAGGGAGAATTCCTGCAGCAGGCCCTGGACGATACCGGCGCGGCCGCCAGCGCTCTTCTGGTTGCGCAGCTTCTCGGCGATGCCGGCGGCCATCTTGTTGGTCGCCTCGGCCAGTGGCGCGCTCAGGCGCGCCTGTTCCAGCAACATCGGCACCACTTCCTGCTCGGGGCGGCGGTAGGCGGCTGTAATGGCCGAGCGCAGCACCGACTGTGGCAGGATGCTCTCAGCGAACTCCAGGAAACACTGGTGCGCGTGGTCGGGCTGTACTTCACCGGCATCATCGGCCGGGTTGTTGGCCTGACCGTTGAGTTCGGTCAGGGTGGCGCCACCCTCGAGCTTCTCCAGGTAGTTGAAGATCGCTTGCTTGATCAACCAGTGCGGCGTGCGGTCGATGGACTGCGCGGCTGCCTTGAGTCGTTCACGGGTAGGGTCATCGAGTTTGACCCCAAGGGTGGTCGTCGCCATTTCTTATCCTCGTTATTGCCACGGTTGTGGCCTAAGCTGACGCCAAGAGTAGCCGTAGGACATTTCGGGTGCAACCAGGTGCAACCCTATTTTTTGGCCGAACAGGTGCAACTCGTCCGATGAATAATCCTACGCGCTAAAGGTGCATCTTTCTGATGCGTTTTGTTCTGAAAAAAGCAGGTTTTGCTCCAGAAAGGAGCAAAAAAGCGGCATTACCTTAAAATGCACGAGAAGGTGCAACTGGCAGATGAAAAGTGGTTGCACCCCATTAACGTTGTTGCATAGGATTCGCCGCCTGGGTGCAACCGTCCCGATTCGGTTGTACATGACATAAAAACAAACGCCAGGGCACAAGCATGGGCAATCCACTAACGATCACTTTCGTGATCTATATCGCGGTAATGGTACTGATCGGCTTCGCCGCCTATCGCTCCACCAACAACCTTTCCGACTACATTCTGGGCGGTCGCAGCCTGGGTAGCGTGGTCACCGCGCTTTCCGCTGGTGCTTCCGACATGAGCGGCTGGCTGCTGATGGGCCTGCCGGGCGCCATCTACTTCTCAGGCCTGTCCGAGGCCTGGATCGCCATCGGCCTGACCGTCGGTGCCTACCTCAACTGGTTGTTCGTCGCTGGCCGTCTGCGGGTGCAGACCGAGCACAACGGTGATGCGCTGACCCTGCCGGACTACTTCTCCAGCCGCTTCGAAGACAGCAGTGGCCTGCTGCGGATCATCTCCGCCATCGTCATCCTGGTGTTCTTCACCATCTATTGCGCCTCCGGTATCGTCGCTGGCGCCCGCCTGTTCGAAAGCACTTTCGGCATGTCCTACGAGACTGCGCTGTGGGCCGGCGCTGCGGCGACCATCGCCTACACCTTCATCGGTGGCTTCCTGGCGGTCAGCTGGACTGACACCGTGCAGGCTTCGCTGATGATCTTCGCGCTGATCCTGACCCCGATCATCGTGCTGATCTCCACGGGCGGATTCGACACGACCTTCCTGGCAATCGAAGCGCAGAACCCGGCGAACTTCGACATGCTCAAGGGTGCGACCTTCATCGGCATCATTTCGCTGATGGGCTGGGGCCTGGGCTACTTCGGTCAGCCGCATATCCTGGCGCGCTTCATGGCTGCCGATTCGGTGAAATCCATCGCCAAGGCGCGCCGCATCTCCATGACCTGGATGATCCTGTGCCTGGCCGGTACCTGCGCCGTGGGCTTCTTCGGTATCGCCTATTTCTCGGCCAACCCTGACCTGGCCGGCCCGGTCACCGAGAACCACGAGCGTGTGTTCATCGAGCTGGCGAAGATCCTGTTCAATCCATGGGTGGCCGGTGTGCTGCTGTCGGCCATCCTGGCTGCGGTCATGAGCACCTTGAGCTGCCAGTTGCTGGTGTGCTCCAGTGCTTTGACCGAGGACTTCTACAAAGCCTTCCTGCGCAAGAACGCCTCGCAGCGTGAGCTGGTCTGGGTGGGGCGCCTGATGGTGCTGGCCGTGGCGCTGATCGCCATCGCCATGGCTGCCAACCCGGAAAACCGCGTGCTGGGTCTGGTGGCCTATGCCTGGGCCGGCTTCGGTGCCGCCTTCGGTCCGGTCGTGCTGATCTCGGTACTGTGGAAAGGCATGACCCGTAACGGTGCGCTGGCCGGTATCGTGGTCGGTGCGCTGACCGTGATCCTGTGGAAGCAGTTCGACACTATCGGGTTGTACGAAATCATCCCAGGCTTCCTGTTCGCCAGCATCGCCATCGTCGTGGTGAGCAAGCTCGGCAGCCCGACGAACAGCATGGTTTCGCGCTTTGAAACCGCTGATGCTGCGTATCACGCTGAAAAGTAATACCTGACACCTGTCGGGTCGAGGTGCCCTGATCGCCGGTAACTGGCGGTCGGGGCGCTGTCGAGCGGCAGCCAGGCCTGACTCCGCCGGCAAGGCAAGGTAAACTTGCTGCCCGCGCAGGAGTTGCCATGAACTATCGTCACGCCTTCCACGCCGGCAACCATGCCGACGTCCTCAAACACATCGTGCTGACCC harbors:
- the putP gene encoding sodium/proline symporter PutP, which produces MGNPLTITFVIYIAVMVLIGFAAYRSTNNLSDYILGGRSLGSVVTALSAGASDMSGWLLMGLPGAIYFSGLSEAWIAIGLTVGAYLNWLFVAGRLRVQTEHNGDALTLPDYFSSRFEDSSGLLRIISAIVILVFFTIYCASGIVAGARLFESTFGMSYETALWAGAAATIAYTFIGGFLAVSWTDTVQASLMIFALILTPIIVLISTGGFDTTFLAIEAQNPANFDMLKGATFIGIISLMGWGLGYFGQPHILARFMAADSVKSIAKARRISMTWMILCLAGTCAVGFFGIAYFSANPDLAGPVTENHERVFIELAKILFNPWVAGVLLSAILAAVMSTLSCQLLVCSSALTEDFYKAFLRKNASQRELVWVGRLMVLAVALIAIAMAANPENRVLGLVAYAWAGFGAAFGPVVLISVLWKGMTRNGALAGIVVGALTVILWKQFDTIGLYEIIPGFLFASIAIVVVSKLGSPTNSMVSRFETADAAYHAEK
- the putA gene encoding trifunctional transcriptional regulator/proline dehydrogenase/L-glutamate gamma-semialdehyde dehydrogenase, which produces MATTTLGVKLDDPTRERLKAAAQSIDRTPHWLIKQAIFNYLEKLEGGATLTELNGQANNPADDAGEVQPDHAHQCFLEFAESILPQSVLRSAITAAYRRPEQEVVPMLLEQARLSAPLAEATNKMAAGIAEKLRNQKSAGGRAGIVQGLLQEFSLSSQEGVALMCLAEALLRIPDKGTRDALIRDKISSGNWHPHLGNSPSLFVNAATWGLLLTGKLVSTHNEAGLTTSLTRIIGKSGEPMIRKGVDMAMRLMGEQFVTGETIAEALANASRFESKGFRYSYDMLGEAALTEHDAQKYLASYEQAIHSIGKASHGRGIYEGPGISIKLSALHPRYSRAQYERVMEELYPRLLSLTLLAKQYDIGLNIDAEEADRLELSLDLLERLCFEPSLAGWNGIGFVIQAYQKRCPYVIDYVIDLAKRSRHRLMIRLVKGAYWDSEIKRAQVEGLEGYPVYTRKVYTDVSYVACARKLLSVPEAIYPQFATHNAHTLSAIYHIAGQNYYPGQYEFQCLHGMGEPLYEQVVGKVSEGKLNRPCRVYAPVGTHETLLAYLVRRLLENGANTSFVNRIADHSISIQELVADPVASIERMATQEGSIGLPHPRIPLPRDLYGSERANSAGIDMANEHRLASLSCAMLATAHNDWKATPLLACAASEGAATAVLNPADHRDVVGHVQEATVADVDNAIQCALNAAPIWQATPPAERAAILERTADLMEAEIQPLMGLLIREAGKTFANAIAEVREAVDFLRYYAVQARNDFSNDAHRPLGPVVCISPWNFPLAIFTGQVAAALAAGNPVLAKPAEQTPLIAAQAVRLLLEAGIPEGVLQLLPGRGETVGAGLVGDERVKGVMFTGSTEVARLLQRNVAGRLDNQGRPIPLIAETGGQNAMIVDSSALTEQVVIDVVSSAFDSAGQRCSALRVLCLQEDSADRVIEMLKGAMAESRLGNPDRLAVDIGPVIDAEAKAGIEKHIQGMREKGRPVYQVAIAEAAETKRGTFVMPTLIELESFDELKREIFGPVLHVVRYNRRNLDQLIEQINNSGYGLTLGVHTRIDETIAKVVENANAGNMYVNRNIVGAVVGVQPFGGEGLSGTGPKAGGPLYLYRLLSTRPTDAIGRHFQQQDGEGKPDRTLHEQLIKPLHSLKAWAQNNQQAELATLCDQFASQSQSGIARLLPGPTGERNTYTILPREHVLCLADNEADLLAQFAAVLAVGSSAVWVDGEPGKALRGRLPKELQAKVKLVADWNKDEVAFDAVIHHGDSDQLRGVCQQVAKRAGAIVGVHGLSSGDHQIALERLVIERAVSVNTAAAGGNASLMTIG
- a CDS encoding acyl-CoA dehydrogenase, producing MPETLLSPRNLAFELFEVLDAEALTQRPRFAEHSRETFDAALTTARTIAEKYFAPHNRKADENEPRYVDGRAELIPEVKPAVDAFLEAGFLNANRDFEVGGMQLPSLVSQACFAHFQAANAGTTAYPFLTMGAANLIESFGSDEQKRLFLQPMIEGRYFGTMALTEPHAGSSLADIRTRAEPAGDGSYRIKGNKIFISGGDHELSENIVHMVLAKLPDAPAGVKGISLFIVPKFLVNQDGSRGERNDVLLAGLFHKMGWRGTTSTALNFGDNGQCVGYLVGQPHQGLACMFQMMNEARIGVGMGAVMLGYAGYLYSLEYARQRPQGRLPDNKDPRSAAVPIISHTDVKRMLLAQKAYVEGAFDLGLYAARLFDDTHTASDENGRAQAQQLLDLLTPIVKSWPSTFCLKANELAIQILGGHGYTREYPVEQYYRDNRLNPIHEGTEGIQSLDLLGRKLAQNNGAGLKQLIRLIASTAERASHHPNLDTLRQPLEQLVSRLQAVTLALLGDLAQGQIADALANSALYLKAFGHCVIGWRWLEQAIHAELGLLKGNAADRDFYLGKLQAARYFLTWEVPGCHNELALLEARDNTCLGMQDEWF